One Fontisphaera persica DNA window includes the following coding sequences:
- a CDS encoding iron-containing alcohol dehydrogenase has product MANPWQELADRLAFDYQPRTRMICGNGCVARAGEVVRGLPATRVLLVTDPGVAAAGHASRLQDILQAAGVEVLRFDEVRPNPTTRCVDACVEVARAGRIEAFVALGGGSAMDTAKGANFLLTNGGRMQDYWGVGKASKPMLPLVAIPTTAGTGSEMQCAALIADEHTHQKMACLDPKAAARAALLDPELTLSQPDRVTACTGLDAISHAVETSVTRSRNAISQLYAREAFRLASQAFPRVLRQPKDLSARGAMLLAAAFAGTAIENSMLGAAHAAANPLTAHFDLTHGHAVALMLPHVVRFNAADTAAREAYNELSRLAGTGDGAETLAQTLEHWRAMSGLVCLARACPQAEGALDMLAAEAARQWTAQFNPRPLRVDDFAGLYRQALAVES; this is encoded by the coding sequence ATGGCCAACCCTTGGCAGGAACTCGCCGACCGGCTGGCTTTCGATTACCAGCCGCGCACGCGCATGATTTGCGGCAACGGTTGTGTGGCCCGCGCCGGCGAGGTGGTGCGGGGCCTGCCGGCCACGCGAGTGCTTTTAGTGACCGACCCCGGGGTGGCCGCGGCGGGGCATGCCAGTCGTCTGCAAGACATCTTGCAGGCTGCGGGGGTGGAGGTGTTGCGGTTTGATGAGGTGCGGCCGAATCCCACCACCCGCTGTGTGGATGCCTGCGTGGAAGTGGCGCGCGCCGGGCGCATAGAGGCATTTGTGGCGTTGGGCGGCGGGAGTGCGATGGACACGGCCAAGGGCGCCAATTTCCTGCTCACCAATGGCGGCCGGATGCAGGACTATTGGGGGGTGGGCAAAGCTTCCAAACCAATGTTGCCCCTGGTGGCCATTCCCACCACGGCCGGCACTGGCAGTGAAATGCAATGCGCCGCCTTGATTGCGGACGAGCACACGCATCAAAAAATGGCCTGCCTGGACCCCAAAGCCGCCGCGCGGGCAGCATTGCTGGACCCGGAACTGACCCTGTCGCAACCGGACCGCGTCACGGCCTGCACGGGATTGGATGCCATTTCCCACGCGGTGGAAACCAGCGTGACCCGCTCGCGCAATGCCATTTCGCAGCTATACGCGCGGGAGGCCTTCCGGCTGGCCTCGCAAGCATTTCCCCGGGTGCTCCGGCAGCCAAAGGACCTGAGTGCGCGAGGCGCCATGTTGCTGGCCGCGGCCTTTGCCGGCACGGCGATTGAAAACAGCATGCTGGGCGCGGCCCATGCGGCGGCCAACCCGCTGACGGCTCACTTTGACCTGACGCATGGCCACGCGGTGGCCTTGATGCTGCCACACGTGGTGCGCTTTAACGCAGCGGATACGGCCGCCCGCGAGGCCTATAACGAATTAAGCCGGCTGGCTGGAACAGGGGACGGCGCGGAAACGCTGGCGCAAACGTTGGAGCACTGGCGCGCCATGTCCGGACTGGTCTGCCTGGCCAGGGCCTGCCCGCAGGCTGAGGGGGCACTGGACATGCTGGCCGCGGAGGCGGCCCGCCAATGGACGGCCCAGTTCAATCCCCGGCCGTTGAGGGTGGATGATTTTGCAGGGCTTTACCGGCAGGCGCTGGCTGTGGAAAGTTAA
- a CDS encoding PQQ-binding-like beta-propeller repeat protein: MKKSGTTTSLVALVVLGLITSLAQAADWPQWRGPNRDGLSPDTGLLKEWPAAGPPLAWKATGLGEGYGTVAIVGQRIYVQGDKGDKTYLHALNRADGKLLWSTPFGKSGAPGWGGFAGPRCTPTVDGNLVFVVAQFGEIACMDAATGNILWQKDYEKDFQGVRPEWGFAASPLVDGERVVFAPGGSMGNIVALNKKTGDLVWRSKDYADEHHYASLMPVEIGGVRQYLQLTARSIAGLAAADGALLWRADRRGATAVIPDPVYYDGHVYVTSGYGIGCNLFKVTAVGGKFSAEQVWANKVMVNHHGGVVRLGEFIYGFSDGKGWTCQNFKTGEATWQEKEFGKGCLVYADGHLIIREERKSKGLVALIEANPQTYKVKGKFTPPDQSGKDNWPHPVVLDGKLYLRDQDVLLCYDVKAK; the protein is encoded by the coding sequence ATGAAAAAATCTGGCACAACGACCTCGCTGGTTGCTCTGGTGGTTCTAGGGTTGATTACCTCGCTGGCTCAGGCGGCGGACTGGCCTCAATGGCGCGGCCCCAATCGCGATGGCCTTTCTCCCGATACCGGCCTGCTCAAGGAATGGCCGGCGGCTGGCCCGCCACTGGCCTGGAAGGCCACCGGTCTGGGCGAAGGGTATGGCACGGTGGCCATTGTGGGCCAGCGCATTTACGTGCAGGGCGACAAGGGCGACAAAACTTACCTGCATGCCCTGAATCGCGCTGACGGCAAGTTGCTGTGGAGCACTCCCTTTGGAAAATCGGGCGCGCCTGGCTGGGGTGGTTTTGCGGGGCCGCGCTGCACGCCGACGGTGGACGGCAACCTGGTGTTTGTGGTGGCGCAATTTGGGGAAATTGCCTGTATGGATGCAGCAACGGGCAATATTCTCTGGCAAAAGGATTATGAGAAGGACTTTCAGGGGGTGCGCCCGGAATGGGGCTTTGCCGCCTCGCCGCTGGTGGATGGCGAGCGGGTGGTGTTCGCGCCCGGCGGCAGCATGGGCAATATCGTGGCCCTGAACAAGAAGACGGGCGATTTGGTCTGGCGGAGCAAGGATTACGCGGATGAACATCATTATGCCTCGCTGATGCCGGTGGAAATCGGAGGGGTACGCCAGTATTTGCAACTGACGGCGCGGAGCATTGCCGGCCTGGCGGCGGCTGATGGCGCGCTTTTGTGGCGGGCGGACCGGCGTGGGGCCACGGCGGTGATTCCGGACCCCGTTTATTATGACGGTCATGTTTATGTGACCTCCGGTTACGGCATCGGCTGCAACCTTTTCAAGGTCACCGCGGTTGGCGGCAAGTTCTCCGCGGAGCAGGTCTGGGCCAACAAGGTCATGGTAAATCACCACGGCGGCGTGGTGCGGCTGGGCGAGTTCATTTATGGTTTTTCGGATGGCAAAGGCTGGACCTGCCAGAACTTCAAGACGGGCGAAGCCACATGGCAGGAAAAAGAGTTTGGCAAAGGCTGCCTGGTGTATGCTGACGGTCATCTGATTATTCGCGAGGAGCGCAAGAGCAAGGGGCTGGTGGCGTTGATTGAAGCGAATCCTCAGACCTACAAGGTGAAAGGCAAATTCACGCCGCCGGACCAAAGCGGGAAGGATAATTGGCCCCATCCCGTGGTGTTGGATGGCAAGCTGTACCTGCGCGATCAGGATGTGCTCCTGTGTTACGACGTGAAGGCGAAGTAA
- a CDS encoding Gfo/Idh/MocA family protein, giving the protein MKPLNVAVIGCGFMGRAHTNAHRKVWNFFDVPYRPVLKVICDVNEERAKKFAERWGFEGYETDYRKVMQRDDIDLVDICLPNNFHAEVAIAAAKAGKMIICEKPLARDGKEALAMVKAVEKAGVPNFVSFNYRRIPAVTLAKQLIEEGRLGRIFHYRAKFLQDWTISKDVPQGGDALWRLDVKAAGSGVTGDLLAHCIDTALWLNGSIEKVNAMTETFVKERLHQLTGKVEKVGIDDACAFLARFSNGSLATFESTRYARGHKALYTFEINGEHASIAWDLHDAHRLQWFDHRDQGKVRGWRSIHVTDHGGDHPYMDKWWVPGLMIGFEHSFVHQLNDFLVGVASGKPASPTFKEALETQYVCDAVLKSAKTGRWEKVKKV; this is encoded by the coding sequence ATGAAACCACTGAATGTAGCAGTCATTGGCTGCGGCTTCATGGGCCGCGCCCACACGAATGCCCACCGCAAGGTCTGGAACTTTTTCGATGTTCCCTACCGGCCGGTGCTCAAGGTCATTTGTGATGTCAACGAGGAGCGGGCGAAGAAATTCGCCGAACGCTGGGGCTTTGAGGGCTATGAAACGGATTACCGCAAGGTCATGCAACGCGATGACATTGACCTGGTGGACATCTGCCTGCCCAACAACTTCCACGCCGAGGTGGCCATCGCCGCCGCCAAGGCCGGCAAGATGATTATTTGTGAAAAGCCGCTGGCGCGCGACGGCAAGGAAGCCCTCGCCATGGTGAAGGCGGTGGAGAAAGCTGGGGTTCCCAACTTTGTCTCTTTCAATTACCGCCGCATTCCGGCGGTGACGCTGGCCAAGCAATTGATTGAGGAAGGACGGTTGGGGCGCATTTTCCATTATCGCGCCAAATTCCTGCAGGATTGGACGATTTCCAAGGACGTGCCGCAGGGCGGTGACGCGCTCTGGCGTTTGGACGTCAAGGCCGCGGGCAGCGGCGTGACCGGTGACCTGCTGGCGCACTGCATTGACACGGCGTTATGGCTGAATGGGAGCATTGAAAAGGTCAACGCGATGACCGAAACCTTCGTAAAGGAGCGCCTGCATCAATTGACGGGCAAGGTGGAGAAGGTGGGCATTGATGATGCCTGCGCCTTCCTGGCCCGCTTCAGCAACGGCTCGCTGGCCACGTTTGAGAGCACACGCTATGCCCGTGGGCACAAGGCGCTCTACACCTTCGAGATTAACGGTGAACATGCCTCCATTGCGTGGGATTTGCATGATGCGCATCGCCTGCAATGGTTTGACCATCGGGACCAGGGCAAGGTGCGCGGCTGGCGCAGCATCCATGTCACGGACCATGGCGGCGACCATCCCTACATGGACAAATGGTGGGTGCCGGGGCTGATGATTGGCTTCGAGCACAGCTTCGTCCATCAACTCAATGATTTCTTGGTGGGCGTGGCCAGCGGTAAACCCGCCAGCCCCACCTTCAAAGAGGCGCTCGAAACCCAATATGTTTGCGACGCCGTCTTGAAGTCGGCCAAGACCGGCCGCTGGGAAAAAGTCAAGAAGGTGTAG
- a CDS encoding sodium:solute symporter family protein produces the protein MNPAIIVFIYLAIVLYIGIFAFRKGKQSGEDYFLASRSLGTWVFLLSLFGTNMTAFAILGSSGLAYQRGIGVYGLMASASGFVIPLTIFFIGTRLWALGKKYGHMTQVQYFRDRWECGHIGTAIFALTAAMLVPYIIIGVMGGGQTLEAISTVMGPDKKPVMVEVMRGGQTVLEPKHLVSYEVGGAIVALVVMSYVFFGGMRGTAWVNTFQTVMFLCFGTLAFILIGRNLGGFEQLIQGLAANPKTAPLLTRERIPVEEFFSYTFIPLSSIMFPHIAIMCMTAKKAASFKRTVIFYPICIMLIWLPSVFLGVVAAGQFPGLKPGESDDVILRLLSANTSLALSGLLGAAIMACVMASDSQILALCTMFTEDVFAYYGGKERFGDKVQVWTGRAFVVAVTVVAYLIAIELKDKAGIFELAIRFAFSGFAALAPVMLAALFWKRSTKWGALASVVWVAASMVGTYWLFEYSIDIAPKAGQPPVPIFPELGNLFLRTPGNVTIYGYLPVMFMVLGSAVMMVVFSLLTRPPSAATLNKYFPPQQAAPVNQPAQAQLAPVA, from the coding sequence ATGAATCCCGCCATCATTGTTTTCATCTACCTTGCCATAGTGCTGTATATTGGCATTTTTGCCTTCCGCAAAGGCAAGCAATCGGGTGAGGATTACTTTCTGGCCAGCCGCTCCCTGGGGACGTGGGTGTTTCTGCTGTCGTTGTTTGGCACGAACATGACCGCGTTTGCCATCCTCGGCAGCTCGGGTCTGGCTTATCAACGGGGTATCGGCGTATATGGCTTGATGGCGTCTGCTTCGGGTTTCGTCATCCCGCTCACCATCTTCTTCATCGGGACCCGTTTGTGGGCGCTGGGCAAGAAGTACGGGCACATGACGCAGGTGCAATACTTTCGGGACCGGTGGGAATGTGGACATATCGGCACGGCCATCTTTGCCCTGACTGCCGCCATGCTGGTGCCCTACATCATCATTGGCGTGATGGGCGGCGGGCAGACTCTGGAGGCCATCAGCACGGTGATGGGGCCGGATAAAAAACCGGTGATGGTGGAGGTGATGCGCGGTGGGCAAACGGTGCTGGAGCCCAAACACCTGGTCAGCTATGAGGTGGGGGGCGCCATTGTGGCGCTGGTCGTGATGAGTTACGTCTTCTTCGGCGGGATGCGCGGCACGGCCTGGGTGAACACGTTTCAGACGGTGATGTTCCTGTGCTTTGGCACGCTCGCCTTCATTTTGATTGGCCGGAATCTGGGTGGTTTTGAGCAGCTCATCCAAGGGCTGGCGGCCAATCCGAAGACAGCGCCGTTGCTGACCCGCGAGCGCATTCCGGTGGAGGAGTTTTTCAGTTACACCTTCATTCCGCTTTCCTCAATCATGTTTCCACACATTGCCATCATGTGCATGACGGCGAAGAAGGCTGCCTCCTTCAAGCGCACGGTCATTTTTTACCCCATCTGCATCATGCTCATCTGGCTGCCCAGCGTATTCCTGGGGGTGGTGGCGGCCGGCCAGTTCCCCGGGCTCAAGCCGGGCGAGAGCGATGATGTGATTTTGCGCCTGTTGTCGGCCAACACCTCGCTGGCGCTTTCGGGTTTGCTGGGGGCTGCCATCATGGCCTGCGTGATGGCCTCGGACAGCCAAATTCTGGCGCTGTGCACGATGTTCACGGAGGATGTCTTTGCCTATTACGGCGGCAAGGAGCGCTTCGGCGACAAGGTGCAGGTGTGGACGGGCCGGGCCTTTGTGGTGGCGGTTACGGTGGTGGCCTACTTGATTGCCATCGAGTTGAAGGACAAGGCCGGCATTTTTGAACTGGCGATTCGGTTTGCCTTTTCCGGCTTTGCCGCGCTGGCGCCGGTGATGCTGGCGGCGCTGTTCTGGAAGCGCAGCACCAAGTGGGGCGCGCTGGCCTCGGTGGTGTGGGTGGCCGCTTCCATGGTGGGCACCTATTGGCTGTTTGAATACAGCATTGATATAGCTCCCAAGGCCGGCCAGCCGCCGGTGCCCATTTTCCCCGAATTGGGCAATCTGTTCTTGCGCACGCCGGGCAATGTGACGATTTACGGCTATTTGCCGGTAATGTTCATGGTGTTGGGCTCGGCGGTGATGATGGTGGTGTTCTCGCTGCTGACCCGCCCGCCTTCGGCGGCCACGTTGAATAAATATTTCCCTCCCCAACAGGCGGCGCCGGTCAACCAACCGGCCCAGGCGCAACTCGCGCCGGTGGCCTGA
- a CDS encoding aldehyde dehydrogenase family protein, whose protein sequence is MNAPKMHEVPHLPCLRWGRPYGSLEFNEVRDCRSGAVCAEVSAVNAGLLRKDLKRAAEGRAALRRLSTAQLVDICARAGEAFLHGTLPLGDRGHQQSSEDYVVTLSATSGLPYMLVRRNMQRIHQALSRMGEILNGLTRGLPAEVLDRGWGRVSGAMCAFHAVTEVLGVVMPSNSPAVNSLWLPAIALKIPVLIKPGREEPWTPYRLIQAFLAAGAPAEAFGFYPTDHEGTAEILRACARVLLFGDQNTTRPYANDPRIQIHGPGYSKILLGEDEVDCWPQYLDLMTASIADNGGRSCINASAIVTPRHGDKIAAALAERLATIGPAPPEDELARLSAFANPKMAEAIDAAIEEGLKTPGAVDVTASKRPGPRLVRQGGAVYLRPTIVRCETFQHPLANREFLFPYASVVEVPQADMLNQIGPSLVVTAITRDAAFRQALLDSPLIERLNLGAIPTTRIAWDQPHEGNLFEFLYRRRALEIEESPAGGVAVMGGCA, encoded by the coding sequence ATGAACGCGCCCAAGATGCATGAGGTGCCCCATCTGCCTTGTCTGCGGTGGGGACGCCCCTACGGGAGCCTGGAGTTTAATGAGGTGAGAGATTGCCGCAGCGGTGCGGTGTGCGCAGAAGTGAGCGCGGTCAACGCCGGGCTGTTGCGCAAGGACCTTAAACGCGCCGCCGAGGGGCGGGCGGCCTTGCGGCGTCTGAGCACGGCGCAGTTGGTGGACATCTGCGCCCGGGCCGGCGAGGCCTTTTTGCATGGCACACTTCCCCTCGGGGACCGTGGCCATCAGCAGTCGTCGGAGGATTACGTGGTGACGCTGAGCGCCACCAGCGGCCTGCCGTATATGCTGGTGCGCCGCAACATGCAGCGGATTCATCAGGCGCTGTCCCGCATGGGTGAGATTCTCAACGGCCTGACCCGTGGATTGCCCGCGGAAGTACTGGACCGCGGTTGGGGCAGGGTCAGCGGCGCCATGTGCGCTTTTCATGCGGTGACGGAAGTGCTTGGGGTGGTCATGCCCAGCAATTCGCCCGCGGTCAACAGCCTGTGGCTGCCGGCCATTGCCCTTAAAATCCCTGTGCTCATCAAACCGGGGCGCGAAGAACCATGGACCCCTTACCGCTTGATTCAGGCCTTTCTGGCGGCCGGGGCGCCGGCAGAAGCCTTTGGTTTTTATCCCACCGATCATGAGGGCACAGCCGAAATATTGCGCGCTTGCGCCCGTGTGTTGTTGTTTGGGGACCAGAATACCACCCGCCCGTATGCCAACGACCCCCGCATTCAAATCCACGGTCCTGGTTACAGCAAAATCCTGTTGGGCGAGGATGAAGTGGATTGCTGGCCGCAGTACCTGGACTTGATGACCGCCAGCATTGCCGACAATGGCGGGCGCTCGTGCATCAACGCCAGTGCCATCGTGACGCCGCGCCACGGAGACAAAATCGCAGCGGCTTTGGCCGAACGCCTGGCCACCATCGGCCCGGCGCCACCGGAAGATGAACTGGCGCGGTTGTCAGCTTTTGCCAACCCCAAAATGGCGGAGGCCATTGACGCGGCGATTGAGGAGGGCCTGAAGACTCCAGGGGCGGTGGACGTGACCGCTTCCAAGCGGCCGGGACCGCGCCTGGTGCGGCAGGGGGGGGCGGTATATTTGCGGCCCACGATTGTGCGCTGTGAAACGTTCCAGCATCCCCTGGCCAACCGGGAATTTCTGTTCCCCTATGCCAGCGTGGTGGAGGTGCCGCAGGCGGACATGCTAAACCAAATTGGCCCATCGCTGGTGGTCACGGCCATTACCCGGGACGCGGCTTTTCGACAGGCCCTCCTGGACTCGCCGTTGATTGAGCGCTTGAATCTGGGGGCCATTCCCACCACCCGCATTGCCTGGGACCAGCCCCACGAGGGCAATTTGTTTGAGTTCCTGTACCGGCGGCGCGCGTTGGAGATTGAGGAAAGCCCGGCGGGCGGCGTGGCCGTCATGGGAGGCTGTGCCTGA
- a CDS encoding sugar phosphate isomerase/epimerase family protein, with the protein MSEHINNYPKLHNAMWPGLVGKGSPGAEPCIDLDTMLNLTAQAEVDGIKFDGVDIFLFEPHINIDSSDDDLKRIAEKIAAKGLVVGSVVAPIWPPTGGGSAMGSEEERKKFVGQVAKGCRIAAKFRELGIRPYGVVRIDSACGVTEWDKDPKGNTKKIIATFKEAAKVARDYGERLAAEGEICWGGMHSWKYMLQVLEGVNMPKYLGFQADMAHTLLYVLGYNAPEHRLVPANFRWEPEVFHKAMKKLTKALRPWTIDFHVAQNDATVKGSGEHEKTGKHCMATDPNGKLNIARDAGYWMRDEQGRVTKKFKHICWDGCMFPNEVMMRQQTWNDILAAMIQVRDNHGWKA; encoded by the coding sequence ATGAGCGAACACATTAACAATTACCCCAAACTGCACAATGCCATGTGGCCGGGCCTGGTGGGCAAAGGCAGCCCCGGTGCCGAGCCGTGCATTGACCTGGACACCATGTTGAACCTTACCGCCCAGGCGGAGGTGGACGGTATCAAGTTTGACGGCGTGGACATTTTCCTGTTTGAGCCGCACATCAACATTGATTCCAGTGATGATGACCTGAAGCGCATTGCGGAGAAAATTGCCGCCAAAGGCCTGGTGGTGGGCTCGGTGGTGGCGCCCATCTGGCCGCCCACAGGCGGCGGCTCGGCCATGGGCAGCGAGGAGGAGCGGAAAAAATTTGTGGGTCAGGTGGCCAAGGGCTGCCGCATTGCCGCCAAATTCCGCGAGCTGGGCATTCGGCCCTACGGCGTGGTGCGGATTGATTCGGCCTGCGGGGTGACCGAGTGGGACAAAGACCCCAAAGGCAACACGAAGAAAATCATCGCCACGTTCAAGGAGGCGGCCAAGGTGGCACGCGATTACGGCGAACGCCTGGCGGCGGAGGGTGAGATTTGCTGGGGGGGCATGCACAGTTGGAAGTACATGTTGCAGGTGCTGGAAGGGGTGAACATGCCCAAGTACCTGGGCTTCCAGGCCGACATGGCGCATACGCTTTTGTATGTGCTCGGCTACAACGCGCCGGAGCACCGCCTGGTCCCGGCCAACTTCCGGTGGGAGCCCGAGGTGTTCCACAAGGCCATGAAAAAGCTCACCAAAGCCCTGCGGCCCTGGACGATTGATTTTCACGTGGCCCAGAATGACGCCACCGTGAAAGGCTCCGGCGAGCATGAGAAAACCGGCAAACACTGCATGGCCACTGACCCCAATGGCAAGCTGAACATTGCCCGGGACGCCGGATACTGGATGCGGGATGAGCAGGGCCGGGTCACCAAAAAATTCAAGCACATTTGCTGGGACGGTTGCATGTTCCCCAACGAGGTGATGATGCGCCAGCAAACGTGGAATGACATTCTGGCTGCCATGATTCAGGTGCGCGACAATCACGGTTGGAAGGCCTGA